The following is a genomic window from Burkholderiales bacterium.
AGCGCGAGAACAGCCGGCTTCCCGGTGAGATCGGCCAGCCACGACACGCTCTGCCCCGACCCCTCGAGTCGCGCCGCATGGTCCTCCAGAGCCGTCGTATCGGCCCCCAGCTCTCGCATCCAGCGGGTGGAGCCGATGGCGAGACGCCGACCTGCCGCGCTGCCTTCGATCCCGCGCCCGGGAACTGCCCGCACGTCCTGCACTTCGTTCAAAAGCAGCCCTGCGGCTGCGCCCGAGACTGCCTTGGCAAGCGGATGCTCGCTGCCCTCCTGCAGCGAGGCGGCGAGCGCGAGGGCCGTTCGCTCGTCCGTGCCCGTCGCTTTGAAAGTCGTGAGTACCGGCTTGCCGGCCGTCAACGTTCCGGTCTTGTCAAAAGCGACCGAAGTGACGGCGTGCGCGGTCTCCAAAGCCTCCGCATCCTTGATGAGGATTCCATGCCGAGCTGCGATCCCGGTGCCGGCCATGATGGCGGTGGGCGTCGCCAAGCCCAGCGCGCAAGGACAGGCGATCACGAGAACCGCCACGGCATTGAGAAGCGCCTGCTCCCAGTATCCCGTCGCAAAGCCCCAGCCGGCGAGCGTCGCCACTGCGATGACCAGCACCACGGGCACGAACACCGCGCTTACGCGATCCACGAGCTTCTGGATCGGCGCCTTCTTCGCCTGGGCGCTCTCCACGAGATCGATAATGCGGGCAAGCACGGATTGGGCGCCTACTGCGGTGACGGCCACTGCGATCAGGCCTTCGCCGTTCACCGCGCCACCGGTCACCTTGTCGCCCGGCCCTTTCGCGACCGGCAGAGATTCTCCAGTGAGCATCGATTCATCGGCGTGCGTGCGCCCTTCGAGAACCTCGCCGTCCACTGGAATGCGCTCGCCCGGGCGTACGACCACGATTTCGCCCGTGGCGACCCGCTCCACCGGGACCTCGACCTCCGCTCCCGCCCGCCGCACCCGCGCCGTTTCCGGGCGCAGCGCTTGCAGCGCGCGAATGGCCTCCGTCGTCTGGCGCTTTGCGCGCCCCTCCAGCCATTTGCCGAGCAGGACGAGCGTAATCACCGCTGCGCCCGCTTCGAAGTAGAGGTGCGGCATGCCGTGGCCCGCGTGCGCAATGAGCAGGTAGAGCGAAAGGCCGTAAGCCGCGCTCGTCCCCAGCGCGACCAAGAGGTCCATGTTCCCCGTACGGGCACGCAGCGCCTTCCAGCCCGCCTTGTAGAAGCGCGCGCCAAGCCAGAACTGCACCGGCGTTGCGAGAACGAGCTGCAGCCATCCCGGCAACATCCAATCGAAGCCGAACGCACCGCCAGCCATCGGGGCCAGCAGCGGCACGGTGAGCGCCGCCGCGATGGCAACCGGCCACCAGCTCCTGTCCTTCGCCGGCTTGGGCGCCGCAACCAGGCGCGCGTCATAGCCAGCGTCCCGCACGGCGGCGACAAGCGACTCCGGCGAGGCGCCTTCGGCGAGGTTTACCGTGGCTGTCTCGGTCGCAAGGTTCACTTCGGCGCTACCCACGCCCGGGACACTGTTGAGCGCCTTTTCGACCCGTGCCACGCACGAGGCGCAGGTCATGCCTTCGATAGGCAGCTTGATGAGGTTGGCTGT
Proteins encoded in this region:
- a CDS encoding heavy metal translocating P-type ATPase, with amino-acid sequence MKTANLIKLPIEGMTCASCVARVEKALNSVPGVGSAEVNLATETATVNLAEGASPESLVAAVRDAGYDARLVAAPKPAKDRSWWPVAIAAALTVPLLAPMAGGAFGFDWMLPGWLQLVLATPVQFWLGARFYKAGWKALRARTGNMDLLVALGTSAAYGLSLYLLIAHAGHGMPHLYFEAGAAVITLVLLGKWLEGRAKRQTTEAIRALQALRPETARVRRAGAEVEVPVERVATGEIVVVRPGERIPVDGEVLEGRTHADESMLTGESLPVAKGPGDKVTGGAVNGEGLIAVAVTAVGAQSVLARIIDLVESAQAKKAPIQKLVDRVSAVFVPVVLVIAVATLAGWGFATGYWEQALLNAVAVLVIACPCALGLATPTAIMAGTGIAARHGILIKDAEALETAHAVTSVAFDKTGTLTAGKPVLTTFKATGTDERTALALAASLQEGSEHPLAKAVSGAAAGLLLNEVQDVRAVPGRGIEGSAAGRRLAIGSTRWMRELGADTTALEDHAARLEGSGQSVSWLADLTGKPAVLALMGFGDEPRPEASEAVRRLAQRRVRAIMLTGDNRRAADAVARRMGIVDVRAEVLPAEKAEAVEALRKDGGKVAMVGDGVNDAPALASADLGIAMGSGTDVAMHAAGITLMRSDPRLVAAALDISRRTYAKIRQNLFWAFVYNMVGIPLAALGVLTPVIAGAAMALSSVSVVANTLLLKRWRPMED